In Bactrocera neohumeralis isolate Rockhampton unplaced genomic scaffold, APGP_CSIRO_Bneo_wtdbg2-racon-allhic-juicebox.fasta_v2 ctg4253, whole genome shotgun sequence, the sequence ttttttctctctctctttttttttttttcgttcaacATGTCGTTTGTGCGCACCCCCCCGCCCGATCCGCCGCTCCCCTCTCTCAGCGGGAGATGACCCTAAAACAGGTGCAGCAGGACGGACCAAAGACTCCCCGCCGCAGGACGCCCGCGCAGCTCGAGGCCGCGGCAGAAAAGGAAGCGACGCGACGACCAACGGCTCCACCCCCACGCGCGTGCCCAAGCCGAAGCCGATTCTTTCCACCTCCGCAGACGGAGCAGCCGACCGCTGTTGCAGCCAACGCACCGCCTCTTCCTTCTTCTTCTCCTCTTTTTGGCAGCCGCCTGAAGAAACTGCGAAGACGGGGCCGACTGCTCGTGACAGTAACAACGCAAGCGTGAACAGTGAGAACGCCGCCCCCACCCTCATCGACCCCCGTCGCCCGCGTTGCCCTctcgacagcagcagcagcagtcgaCTGATTATCAACCCTTTGTGCGCACTTCCCGCGGCGGCGTAAGGGGAGAAACGAAAGGCCCTCAGAGCGCGAGTCGACGTTGGCTCAGGTGCAGGCAGAGGGCCCGAAGCGGCCGCATCGCGTGACACCGGCGGAGCTAGGACCCGAGGCAACGAACACCGCGGACGTGGAGAATAACGTCTTCACGCGCAGCCGCGGCGCGAGAAGCCGTCTGCAAACGCATTTTACTATCCAAAGGAGAAGGCGTTGGTCAGGGCTGAGGCTGTTACAGCGGAGGTCCCCGCCGCGGTGGAGGAGGCGGTGCAGAAACCTGCGGCGCCCGTCGAGGCAGTTGCAGCAGCACCGGCACCTGCATAGACAGCACACCCCCGGCACCTGAGCCAAAAGCTGTCGTTCCTCCTGAACCCAAGGCCATCGCCCCGCCTGAGCCAGAAGCTGTCGTTCCTGCTGAACCCGAGGCTGCCGCTCTTCCTGAACCCGAGGCTGCCGCTCTTCCTGAGCTCGAGGCTGCCGCTTCTCCTGCACCCGCACCGGTTGTAGCGAAGATGGAGCCAGAGCCCACGACCGCTGAGCCGTTCTTCTCTGATGCGTCGCCTCGCCAGAGTGGCCTGCGAGCGCCGACAAAGCCGCCAGCTTACGTGAAATCCGCTGTGAAGGAACCGCTGCCTGAGCGGCTCTCGCAACCGCTTCCGCCTCGCCAGGAGCCCGCTGCCATCACGCAAAAGCCGGGCAAGCTGCCGACGATGCGAGTGACTATCCGAAACGTTGACACCTTCGGTCtgaacagcaacagcaaccatATCCCGCCAGACGAGCTGCCACCGGAGCTAGCCGTTCTGCCGTTGACAGAGGCACCTGCGCCTGTCGAGGCTCCGCCCGTCGAGGCAGCTGCAGCAGCACCTGCACCTGCAGAGACAGCAGCACCTCCGGCACCTGAGCCAAAAGCTGTCGTTCCTCCTGAACCCAAGGCTGTCGTCCCGCCTGAGCCAAAAGCTGCCGTTCTTGCTGAACCCGAGGCTGCCGCTCTTCCTGAACCCGAGGGCTGCTGCTCTTCCTGAACCCGAGGCTGCCGCCCCACCTAAGCCAAAAGCTGTCTGTCCCACCTGACCCGAGGCTGCCGCTCCTCCTGCACCCGCACCGGTTGCAGCGAAGATGGAGCCAGAGCCCACGACTGCTGAGCCGCTCTTCTCTGATGCGTCGCCTCGCCAGAGTGGCCTGCGGCGCGGACAAAGCCGCCAGCTTACGTGAAGTCCGCTGTGAAGGAGCCGCTGCCTGAGCGGCTCTCGCAGCCGCTTCCGCCTCGCCAGGAGCCCGCTGCCATCACGCAAGAACCGGCAAGCTGC encodes:
- the LOC126767134 gene encoding uncharacterized protein LOC126767134, with the protein product PRREKPSANAFYYPKEKALVRAEAVTAEVPAAVEEAVQKPAAPVEAVAAAPAPAIAPPEPEAVVPAEPEAAALPEPEAAALPELEAAASPAPAPVVAKMEPEPTTAEPFFSDASPRQSGLRAPTKPPAYVKSAVKEPLPERLSQPLPPRQEPAAITQKPGKLPTMRVTIRNVDTFGLNSNSNHIPPDELPPELAVLPLTEAPAPVEAPPVEAAAAAPAPAETAAPPAPEPKAVVPPEPKAVVPPEPKAAVLAEPEAAALPEPEGCCSS